One Sulfuricurvum sp. DNA window includes the following coding sequences:
- a CDS encoding c-type cytochrome, whose amino-acid sequence MNKTVLAAIIVVIAMLGFTYVAVGSAGGMGGEGDWVNKLAVLGAVVLVIITSFVVTKYVRQMQNDRAGGKLADENWDGIGEYKNELPFGWAIIFFGLVIWAIWYFLAGYPVGTYSQIGEYNDEVAAHDAKFNEQYKNMDDATLNAMGESVFIVQCAPCHGLQADGMNGKAADLHVRLAEKSIKHVVMNGSNNNLLGTNMPMPDRNGLMNSNTSALITDAEIDAVTKYVAGGLKGSVGADVFAGTCAACHGPDGKGMDMVAPNIAEMSPAMVDMVLHHGKKGAIGAMPAFTNLTEVQYKALGAYVSSLSK is encoded by the coding sequence ATGAATAAGACAGTATTAGCTGCTATCATAGTTGTAATTGCAATGCTTGGCTTCACATACGTTGCTGTTGGTTCTGCCGGCGGTATGGGTGGAGAAGGTGACTGGGTAAATAAACTCGCTGTTCTTGGTGCGGTTGTTCTCGTTATCATTACATCATTTGTAGTTACTAAATATGTTCGCCAAATGCAAAACGATCGGGCAGGTGGTAAACTTGCGGATGAAAACTGGGATGGAATCGGTGAATATAAAAACGAACTTCCATTTGGTTGGGCGATTATTTTCTTTGGTTTGGTTATTTGGGCGATTTGGTATTTCCTTGCGGGATATCCAGTTGGTACGTATTCACAAATCGGTGAATACAATGACGAAGTTGCGGCACATGATGCAAAATTCAATGAGCAGTACAAAAATATGGATGATGCTACATTGAATGCAATGGGTGAATCTGTATTTATCGTTCAATGTGCACCATGTCATGGTTTACAAGCTGACGGTATGAATGGAAAAGCAGCAGATTTACATGTACGTTTGGCTGAAAAATCAATCAAACATGTTGTCATGAACGGTTCAAACAATAACCTTTTGGGAACCAATATGCCAATGCCGGATCGTAATGGTTTGATGAACTCAAACACTAGCGCTCTTATTACTGATGCAGAGATCGATGCAGTAACAAAATATGTTGCTGGTGGATTAAAAGGTTCTGTGGGTGCTGATGTATTCGCAGGAACATGTGCGGCGTGTCATGGACCAGATGGTAAAGGTATGGATATGGTTGCTCCAAATATCGCTGAAATGTCTCCAGCAATGGTAGATATGGTTCTTCATCACGGTAAAAAAGGTGCGATCGGTGCAATGCCAGCATTCACTAACCTCACAGAAGTTCAATATAAAGCTCTTGGCGCATACGTCAGTAGCTTGAGCAAATAA
- a CDS encoding DUF4006 family protein yields the protein MEGRSIFSIHGITGMLIATVLLLSILAGLTVWGLGVQQANSGKFYTVEKEKEIKMFSTENAAHRVEVK from the coding sequence ATGGAAGGTCGTAGTATTTTTTCTATTCATGGGATCACAGGAATGTTGATCGCTACTGTTCTATTACTCTCTATCCTCGCAGGCTTAACGGTCTGGGGATTGGGCGTTCAACAAGCAAACTCAGGTAAGTTCTACACAGTAGAAAAAGAAAAAGAGATCAAGATGTTTAGCACCGAAAATGCTGCTCATCGGGTCGAAGTAAAGTAA
- a CDS encoding 3-dehydroquinate dehydratase, which yields MLFSRGLAALILAVTFFSPLHAEFLYKDDVVKNPNFKDQIESIGKELKAKTGVTLYLVMVRDLENNESISDYEKRISAESNDSVVIMTFVELQKEVDILARPASLYKDFNKAQILSPNATFVGAMVSSVMFARSWNDAKELLSNSGGTVLPILAERAKGDEIISKYSVAMYNGYADVAEQIAASHGQTLSSSAGSGSQIFIDIIRLIFYGTILYALGIYFWRRFFKKREQK from the coding sequence TTGTTATTCTCACGAGGGCTTGCGGCCCTCATCCTAGCAGTAACTTTTTTCTCACCACTTCATGCTGAATTTTTATATAAAGACGATGTTGTAAAAAATCCAAATTTTAAAGATCAAATCGAGTCAATAGGTAAAGAATTAAAAGCTAAAACAGGTGTAACTCTTTATTTGGTAATGGTTCGTGATTTGGAAAACAATGAATCGATTAGTGATTACGAAAAGCGTATTAGTGCAGAGTCGAATGATTCTGTCGTTATTATGACGTTCGTGGAATTACAAAAAGAAGTTGATATTTTAGCGCGTCCTGCGTCTTTATATAAAGATTTTAATAAGGCACAAATATTAAGTCCTAATGCGACATTTGTTGGAGCTATGGTAAGTTCGGTTATGTTTGCACGATCATGGAATGATGCTAAAGAGCTGCTTTCAAATAGCGGAGGGACAGTTTTGCCGATTTTAGCCGAACGTGCTAAAGGGGATGAAATTATTTCGAAATACTCTGTTGCAATGTATAACGGATATGCCGATGTTGCTGAACAAATTGCGGCTTCTCATGGGCAAACGCTGAGTTCATCTGCTGGAAGTGGAAGTCAAATTTTTATTGATATTATACGTTTAATTTTTTACGGTACTATACTCTACGCTTTGGGTATCTATTTCTGGAGACGTTTTTTTAAAAAGAGAGAACAAAAGTGA
- a CDS encoding FixH family protein, with the protein MSNIDKSAGKKWPWIIGISTLIVIGFGASTIKVAINNPVELSDYGMQTYQSYDSHANDIIKAKIAFDQNYTLSFLTPQITEKGTVIQYALTDKSGKAINDAQFEVVMTRPDTTKCDINITEPTVENGKYTFKAVDLPKVGRWDILAKVSVGNNQRFYNIKADTRNPSTFEF; encoded by the coding sequence GTGAGTAATATAGATAAAAGTGCCGGTAAAAAATGGCCATGGATTATTGGGATATCCACATTAATCGTTATTGGATTTGGTGCTTCAACAATCAAAGTAGCTATCAATAATCCGGTTGAATTGTCGGACTATGGGATGCAAACTTACCAAAGCTACGATTCACATGCTAATGATATTATCAAAGCCAAGATTGCATTTGATCAAAATTATACACTCTCTTTTTTAACTCCTCAGATTACAGAAAAAGGGACGGTTATCCAATATGCTCTTACGGACAAATCGGGTAAAGCGATTAATGATGCACAATTTGAAGTTGTTATGACCCGTCCCGATACAACAAAATGCGATATCAATATAACAGAGCCAACGGTTGAAAATGGAAAGTATACCTTTAAAGCGGTAGACCTACCAAAAGTAGGTCGATGGGATATTCTTGCAAAAGTTTCGGTTGGAAACAACCAACGTTTTTACAATATCAAAGCCGATACTCGCAATCCAAGCACGTTCGAGTTTTAA